The following are encoded together in the Streptomyces rapamycinicus NRRL 5491 genome:
- a CDS encoding NADP-dependent oxidoreductase, which translates to MRVITQQRLGGPEVLTIVDAPEPQPLPTEVLVRVKAIGLNPLEALLRAGEFPPMLGRPPFVLGWDISGVVEEGSLTWRFRPGDEVFGMPLFPRAASAYAEFVSAPALHLVRKPASLSHVEASALPVVGLTAWQGLVDLGGVSEGDRVLVHGGGGGVGHVAIQIAKALGAHVIATASGSKRKFVEGFGADEVIDYTAVDFTGAVRDIDVVLDTIGGDTAERSLDVLRPGGHLVTAVAEEDSGLAAKYEAAGMRFSGIAVDPDPVALRGLVELVEQGRLRVHVRETFPFERVADAHRLLDGGHLRGKLVLTV; encoded by the coding sequence ATGCGAGTCATCACCCAGCAGAGGCTCGGCGGTCCCGAGGTGCTCACCATCGTGGACGCGCCCGAGCCCCAGCCCCTCCCGACCGAGGTTCTCGTCCGCGTCAAGGCGATCGGGCTGAACCCGCTGGAGGCGCTCCTGCGTGCCGGCGAGTTTCCCCCGATGCTCGGCCGGCCGCCGTTCGTCCTCGGCTGGGACATCAGTGGCGTGGTCGAGGAGGGGTCGCTGACGTGGCGGTTCAGGCCCGGTGACGAGGTGTTCGGGATGCCGTTGTTCCCACGGGCGGCGAGCGCGTACGCCGAGTTCGTGTCGGCGCCGGCGTTGCACCTGGTACGCAAGCCCGCGTCGCTCTCGCACGTCGAGGCGTCGGCGCTGCCGGTCGTCGGGCTGACGGCGTGGCAGGGCCTCGTCGACCTCGGCGGTGTGAGTGAGGGCGACCGCGTCCTGGTCCACGGCGGTGGTGGCGGGGTCGGCCATGTCGCGATCCAGATCGCGAAAGCGCTCGGCGCGCATGTGATCGCGACGGCCAGCGGGAGCAAGCGGAAGTTCGTGGAGGGATTCGGCGCCGACGAGGTGATCGACTACACGGCGGTCGACTTCACCGGGGCGGTCCGCGACATCGACGTCGTGCTCGACACGATCGGGGGCGACACCGCCGAGCGGTCGCTCGACGTGCTCCGACCGGGCGGTCACCTGGTGACGGCGGTCGCCGAGGAGGATTCGGGGCTCGCCGCCAAGTACGAGGCGGCCGGTATGCGCTTCAGCGGCATCGCGGTCGATCCCGATCCGGTCGCCCTGCGAGGTCTCGTCGAACTCGTCGAACAGGGCAGGCTCCGGGTCCATGTGCGGGAGACGTTCCCGTTCGAGCGCGTCGCCGACGCGCACCGGCTGCTCGACGGCGGCCACCTCCGGGGCAAGCTCGTCCTCACCGTCTGA
- a CDS encoding winged helix-turn-helix transcriptional regulator, which yields MSGFGPGGPFLADCPGRMAIELLADKWAAVVLYGLSRGPVRHGELIELIGGISRKMLTQTLRRLEAHGLIRRHAYAEAPPRVEYELTPLGATLIDPIHMLTEWARTNGDAVLDALDSAPADVVPSRDG from the coding sequence ATGAGCGGTTTCGGTCCTGGTGGTCCCTTTCTCGCCGACTGTCCGGGGCGTATGGCGATCGAGCTGCTCGCCGACAAGTGGGCGGCGGTCGTGCTCTACGGCCTCAGCAGGGGCCCGGTGCGCCATGGCGAGCTGATCGAGCTGATCGGCGGCATCTCCCGCAAGATGCTCACCCAGACGCTCCGGCGGCTCGAGGCGCACGGACTCATCCGCCGCCACGCCTACGCCGAGGCGCCGCCCCGCGTCGAGTACGAGCTCACCCCGCTCGGGGCGACGCTGATCGATCCGATCCACATGCTCACCGAGTGGGCGAGGACGAACGGCGACGCGGTGCTCGACGCGCTCGACTCCGCTCCCGCCGACGTTGTGCCAAGCCGGGACGGATGA
- a CDS encoding membrane protein codes for MTYETSEPLPTSAADGPVARSRHRRRWNKVPEVILYFWIIKVLCTTVGETAADLLSEKAGLGLTGVSALMSALLAVVLVVQFRTSAYRAGVYWTAVALISVVGTLISDNLTDNMGVPLETSTTVFAIILAVVFAIWYRRERTLSIHNIDSTSRESFYWLAVLFTFALGTAAGDLLSERMNLGYWLSAMLFALAIAAVAVAHFALGLDAVWSFWIAYILTRPLGASVGDYLSQPTGDGGLGLGTVVTSVLFLAVILGLVVFLSVTRKDVTEPERVAQ; via the coding sequence ATGACCTACGAGACATCTGAGCCCCTGCCGACCTCAGCGGCCGACGGGCCGGTCGCCCGGTCGCGTCACCGGCGACGCTGGAACAAGGTTCCCGAAGTCATCCTCTACTTCTGGATCATCAAGGTGCTGTGCACGACGGTCGGTGAGACCGCGGCCGATCTGTTGAGCGAGAAGGCGGGACTCGGCCTGACGGGTGTATCGGCCCTGATGAGCGCGCTGCTGGCCGTGGTGCTGGTCGTGCAGTTCCGCACCAGCGCCTATCGCGCGGGCGTGTACTGGACGGCCGTCGCCCTGATCAGCGTCGTCGGCACGCTGATCAGCGACAACCTGACCGACAACATGGGCGTACCGCTGGAGACGAGCACGACGGTGTTCGCGATCATCCTGGCGGTGGTCTTCGCCATCTGGTACCGGCGGGAGCGGACACTGTCCATCCACAACATCGACTCCACGAGCCGCGAATCCTTCTACTGGCTGGCGGTGCTGTTCACCTTCGCCCTGGGCACCGCGGCCGGTGATCTGCTCTCGGAGCGGATGAACCTCGGGTACTGGCTGTCCGCGATGCTGTTCGCCCTGGCCATCGCCGCCGTCGCGGTCGCTCACTTCGCCCTCGGTCTCGACGCGGTGTGGAGCTTCTGGATCGCGTACATCCTCACCCGCCCGCTCGGCGCCTCCGTCGGCGACTACCTCTCCCAGCCGACCGGCGACGGCGGCCTCGGCCTGGGCACGGTCGTGACGAGCGTCCTGTTCCTCGCGGTCATTCTCGGCCTGGTGGTGTTCCTTTCGGTGACGCGCAAGGACGTCACCGAACCGGAGCGAGTCGCCCAGTAG
- a CDS encoding sensor histidine kinase, with product MRSAWHRPVLRALAPRTLRGRLSLVALTTAALLITALTVVFNTAVERHLRQQADDELRARATAVAATVDTSGPQVRVLETANDQLLDTNVWIYAGKRLLERPPATSASNPLTRTTDRLAARGAPGCATVRAEGQRSVRLCARPVSGGDATATVVTALDLAPYQSSADTLLWGSLILDAVMLVCAYVLTRLAVGRALRPVRTMTDQATQWSAVASDERFSTGGGPAELARLGTSLDALLDRIRGVLRHERQLTGELSHEMRTPLTRIIAELDWWRSRPRSAAETRATHEVIDEAAQSMRTICDTLLRDARDTATDTSTAPGTADVVPVLRRMAQRLDTPGRVKAVVAAEGGHHEAGVAPAFLERVVSPLLANAVRYARSTATVSVRHTPGAVVIDITDDGPGVPEAFVGELFQPGRRADPGDGHHGAGLGLPLARRLARSAGGEVTYDAGHAPGARFTVTLPVG from the coding sequence ATGAGATCGGCCTGGCACCGACCGGTGCTCCGCGCGCTGGCGCCCCGTACCCTGCGCGGACGACTCTCGCTCGTCGCGCTGACCACCGCCGCGCTGCTGATCACGGCGCTGACGGTCGTGTTCAACACCGCGGTGGAACGACACCTGCGGCAGCAGGCGGACGACGAGCTGCGGGCCCGGGCGACCGCCGTCGCCGCGACCGTCGACACCAGCGGCCCACAGGTGCGCGTCCTGGAGACCGCCAACGATCAGCTGCTGGACACAAACGTGTGGATCTACGCCGGGAAGCGCCTGCTGGAAAGGCCGCCCGCCACCTCGGCGAGCAACCCCCTGACCCGGACCACCGACCGGCTCGCCGCACGGGGCGCGCCCGGCTGCGCGACCGTCCGCGCCGAGGGCCAACGGTCCGTCCGCCTGTGCGCCCGGCCCGTGTCCGGTGGAGATGCCACAGCCACCGTCGTCACAGCCCTCGACCTCGCCCCGTACCAGAGTTCGGCCGACACCCTGCTGTGGGGGTCGCTGATCCTGGACGCGGTCATGCTCGTCTGCGCCTACGTGCTGACACGTCTGGCGGTCGGCCGGGCCCTGCGCCCGGTGCGGACGATGACTGACCAGGCCACCCAGTGGAGTGCCGTGGCCTCCGACGAACGCTTCAGCACCGGGGGAGGCCCGGCCGAACTGGCCCGTCTGGGCACCTCGCTGGACGCGCTGCTGGACCGCATACGTGGCGTGCTGCGTCATGAGCGGCAACTGACGGGGGAACTGTCCCACGAGATGCGGACCCCACTCACCCGGATCATCGCCGAACTCGACTGGTGGCGATCCAGGCCCCGCTCGGCCGCGGAGACCCGCGCCACTCACGAGGTGATCGACGAGGCCGCCCAGTCCATGCGGACCATCTGCGACACGCTTCTGCGCGACGCCCGCGACACCGCAACCGACACCTCGACAGCCCCCGGCACGGCCGATGTCGTACCCGTCCTGCGCCGCATGGCCCAGCGCCTGGACACACCGGGCCGGGTGAAAGCCGTGGTGGCGGCCGAGGGCGGGCACCACGAGGCGGGAGTGGCACCCGCCTTCCTCGAACGCGTAGTCAGCCCGTTGCTCGCCAACGCCGTCCGTTACGCCCGTTCCACCGCCACCGTGTCCGTGCGGCACACACCCGGCGCCGTGGTCATCGACATCACCGACGACGGACCGGGCGTACCGGAGGCGTTCGTCGGCGAGCTCTTCCAACCGGGGCGGCGCGCCGACCCCGGCGACGGTCACCACGGAGCGGGCCTAGGACTGCCGCTCGCGCGACGTCTGGCCCGCTCCGCGGGCGGCGAGGTGACCTACGACGCCGGGCACGCGCCCGGGGCGCGATTCACCGTCACCCTGCCCGTTGGGTGA
- a CDS encoding response regulator transcription factor produces MRRKILIVEDDHALRDVLRRGLYDEDFDPVPATDGATALRLVSADIAAVVLDIGLPDADGRDVCQAMRAGGFHAPVVFLTARHHLTDRLSGFSAGGDDYLPKPFHLAELAARLRAALKRAAPPPAASIGGLVLDAVRHSATVHGTRVALSPTEFRLLATLVAADGDLVRRRDLVRAGWPEGGQVSDNTLDQYLSRLRRKLRETGSGLTIATARGIGHRLS; encoded by the coding sequence ATGCGCCGCAAAATCCTGATCGTCGAGGATGATCACGCCCTGCGTGATGTGCTCCGTCGCGGTCTGTACGACGAGGACTTCGACCCCGTCCCGGCCACCGACGGCGCCACCGCCCTGCGCCTGGTCAGCGCCGACATCGCCGCGGTCGTCCTGGACATCGGCCTGCCCGACGCGGACGGACGGGACGTATGCCAGGCCATGCGCGCGGGCGGGTTCCACGCCCCGGTCGTCTTCCTGACCGCACGGCACCACCTCACCGACCGGCTGTCCGGCTTCTCGGCCGGGGGTGACGACTACCTGCCGAAGCCGTTCCACCTCGCCGAGCTCGCCGCCCGGCTGCGGGCGGCGCTCAAGCGGGCCGCGCCCCCGCCGGCCGCCTCGATCGGGGGCCTGGTCCTGGACGCGGTCCGGCACAGTGCGACGGTGCACGGCACCCGGGTCGCCCTGTCCCCGACGGAGTTCCGGCTGCTGGCCACGCTCGTCGCCGCGGACGGGGACCTGGTGCGCCGCCGTGATCTGGTCAGGGCGGGCTGGCCCGAAGGCGGACAGGTCAGTGACAACACCTTGGATCAGTATCTGAGCAGGCTGCGCCGCAAACTGCGCGAGACGGGCAGCGGCCTGACCATCGCCACCGCGCGCGGGATCGGGCACCGCCTGTCATGA
- a CDS encoding phosphatase PAP2 family protein, translating into MNRGETTGLAGSVALGAWAALGVLTMVVVGGAGAPLWLDDGPLGWSVGHRPDVMRTFARGVTDTGTGAIPYVLAALAGFLVARAVRNRLLAAVFCLVCLGVGQALRYGVMELVHRSRPPRGDWAAHASGWAFPSGHATTGALTAGLLMIALTLRAPRGATSFRVVIGCWGLLVGLTRVYLGVHWFTDVLGGWLFAVGWLGVCLYAAGRWLPALSLTPADTAPTAERAPEDHAPQNPDRRG; encoded by the coding sequence GTGAACCGCGGGGAGACCACCGGACTGGCCGGAAGCGTCGCTCTGGGCGCGTGGGCGGCGCTGGGGGTGCTGACCATGGTCGTCGTGGGCGGCGCCGGTGCTCCGTTGTGGCTGGACGACGGCCCCCTCGGATGGTCGGTCGGCCACCGCCCGGACGTGATGCGGACCTTCGCCCGTGGAGTGACTGACACCGGGACCGGCGCCATCCCGTACGTACTCGCCGCACTGGCCGGCTTCCTGGTGGCACGAGCCGTGCGGAACCGGCTGCTCGCCGCCGTGTTCTGCCTCGTCTGTCTCGGCGTGGGGCAGGCACTGCGGTACGGCGTGATGGAACTCGTCCACCGCTCCCGTCCCCCGCGGGGCGACTGGGCGGCGCACGCGAGCGGTTGGGCGTTCCCGTCGGGACACGCCACCACGGGAGCGCTGACCGCCGGGCTGCTCATGATCGCGCTGACCCTGCGCGCCCCGCGCGGAGCGACGTCGTTCAGGGTCGTCATCGGCTGCTGGGGTCTGCTGGTCGGGCTGACCCGTGTCTATCTCGGGGTGCACTGGTTCACGGACGTTCTCGGCGGCTGGTTGTTCGCCGTCGGCTGGCTGGGGGTGTGCCTGTACGCCGCGGGCCGGTGGCTGCCGGCCCTCTCCCTCACCCCCGCCGATACCGCCCCCACCGCCGAGAGAGCGCCGGAGGACCATGCGCCGCAAAATCCTGATCGTCGAGGATGA
- a CDS encoding nitronate monooxygenase: MLTTRLTRAFGIEHPIVLAPMDLVSGARLATAVTAAGGLGLIGGGYGDSEWLRRELAAAGDARVGCGFITWSLARRPDLLDIALEYEPAALMLSFGDPAPFAGRIRTAAVPLLCQVHTLDQGCQALDAGADVIVAQGGEAGGHGAGTRSTFCDDTLRTSVYDIVCRYDWPTEFTGRLLRNQFTDR; the protein is encoded by the coding sequence TTGTTGACAACGCGCCTCACCCGCGCCTTCGGTATCGAGCACCCCATCGTGCTCGCCCCCATGGACCTCGTCTCCGGAGCCCGCCTCGCCACCGCGGTCACCGCCGCGGGCGGCCTCGGCCTGATCGGCGGTGGCTACGGCGACAGCGAATGGCTGAGGCGGGAGCTCGCCGCCGCGGGCGACGCCCGCGTGGGATGCGGCTTCATCACATGGAGCCTGGCCCGCCGCCCCGATCTGCTCGACATCGCCCTGGAGTACGAACCCGCCGCACTGATGCTTTCCTTCGGCGACCCGGCCCCGTTCGCCGGCCGGATCCGCACCGCAGCCGTACCACTGCTGTGCCAGGTCCACACCCTCGACCAGGGCTGCCAGGCCCTCGACGCCGGAGCGGACGTCATCGTCGCACAAGGTGGCGAGGCCGGCGGGCACGGAGCCGGCACCCGGTCGACGTTCTGCGATGACACCCTGCGAACCAGCGTCTACGACATCGTGTGCCGGTACGACTGGCCCACCGAATTCACCGGACGCCTGCTGCGCAACCAGTTCACCGACCGGTGA
- a CDS encoding DSD1 family PLP-dependent enzyme: protein MTTTPSTTAGTLADPDTPFAVVDVHKALRNIDRLAAKADHLGVTLRPHVKTAKSLDVAALMHGAAPNPVTVSTLAEAEAFADGGYADITYAVGIDPHKLPRVLALLRRGVTLRVLLDSPEQAAFVAEASRRSGIGVPAQIEIDCDSHRGGLKTDAPALLDVGRTLHDAGCLDGVLTHAGESYFAYSADERRLAAKNERDTAVAAAESLRAAGLPVATVSVGSTPTAHAAEDLTGVTELRAGNYVFFDLVMAGLGVCRIDDLALSVVVTVIGHRPEYGWIVTDGGWMAMSRDRGTAAQPKDQGYGLVTDLTGRTIPGLVMSAASQEHGTITARDGAALPDLPIGTRLRILPNHACATAAQHRGYHVIDSSRTAADAPAVQAVWNRVSGW, encoded by the coding sequence ATGACCACCACGCCCTCCACCACTGCCGGGACGCTGGCCGACCCCGACACCCCGTTCGCGGTGGTCGACGTGCACAAGGCGCTGCGCAACATCGACCGACTCGCCGCCAAGGCCGACCACCTCGGCGTCACTCTGCGGCCGCACGTCAAGACGGCCAAGAGCCTCGACGTCGCCGCCCTGATGCACGGTGCCGCCCCGAACCCCGTGACCGTCTCGACGCTCGCCGAAGCCGAGGCGTTCGCCGACGGCGGCTACGCCGACATCACCTACGCCGTCGGCATCGACCCGCACAAACTGCCCCGTGTGCTCGCCCTGTTGCGCCGCGGCGTCACCCTCCGCGTGCTGCTGGACAGCCCCGAGCAGGCCGCCTTCGTCGCGGAGGCCTCCCGCCGGTCCGGTATCGGCGTTCCCGCGCAGATCGAGATCGACTGCGACAGCCACCGCGGCGGCCTCAAGACCGACGCCCCCGCACTCCTCGACGTCGGCCGCACCCTGCACGACGCCGGATGTCTGGACGGTGTGCTGACCCACGCGGGCGAGTCCTACTTCGCCTACTCGGCGGATGAGCGGCGGCTGGCGGCGAAGAACGAACGCGACACCGCCGTCGCCGCCGCCGAGAGTTTGCGCGCCGCCGGTCTCCCCGTCGCGACCGTCAGCGTCGGCTCGACGCCCACCGCGCACGCCGCCGAGGACCTCACCGGCGTCACCGAACTGCGCGCCGGAAACTACGTGTTCTTCGACCTGGTGATGGCCGGTCTCGGGGTGTGCCGGATCGACGACCTCGCGCTGTCGGTCGTCGTCACCGTCATCGGACACCGCCCCGAGTACGGCTGGATCGTCACCGACGGCGGCTGGATGGCGATGTCCCGCGACCGCGGTACGGCGGCCCAGCCCAAGGACCAGGGGTACGGCCTGGTCACCGACCTCACGGGGCGCACGATCCCCGGCCTGGTCATGAGCGCCGCGAGCCAGGAGCACGGCACCATCACCGCCCGCGACGGCGCCGCCCTGCCCGACCTGCCCATCGGCACCCGCCTGCGCATCCTGCCCAACCACGCCTGCGCCACCGCCGCACAGCACCGTGGCTACCACGTCATCGACAGCAGCCGGACAGCGGCGGACGCACCCGCCGTCCAAGCCGTCTGGAATCGCGTCAGCGGCTGGTGA